The Triticum aestivum cultivar Chinese Spring chromosome 3A, IWGSC CS RefSeq v2.1, whole genome shotgun sequence genome includes a region encoding these proteins:
- the LOC123056669 gene encoding LEAF RUST 10 DISEASE-RESISTANCEUS RECEPTOR-LIKE PROTEIN KINASE-like 2.5, which produces MMLTFCFFTVSLAATISLLTCLVWGVHRQKQRICLLILPKQTGNKSSMEEMLRRYGSLAPKRYKYSELKQMTSSFKDKLGEGGYGTVFRGSLQDGCVVAVKLLKVSKGNGEEFLNEAISIGRTSHINIVGLLGFCLEGVKRALVYEYMANGSLEKYIYIENSDLVIGWDKLQQIALGIARGLEYLHQGCSTRIIHFDIKPQNILLDQDFCPKIADFGLAKLCHLKDSILSVAEARGTIGFIAPEVFSRGFGVVSTKSDVYSYGMMLLEMVGGRINKEKGNTESSSDLYFPNWIYDNIAEQVQSCEVICDLEEAMRKITLVGLWCIQTNPGNRPTMSKVIDMLEKRINELEMPPKPRYIVSLRMAEAM; this is translated from the exons ATGATGCTCACTTTTTGTTTTTTTACAGTTTCTCTGGCTGCCACAATCAGCTTGCTAACATGTCTAGTTTGGGGGGTGCACCGACAGAAGCAAAGGATTTGTCTTCTTATCCTCCCAAAGCAGACTGGTAATAAATCGAGCATGGAAGAAATGCTAAGGAGGTATGGATCTTTGGCTCCGAAAAGGTACAAGTACTCAGAGCTGAAACAAATGACTAGCTCTTTCAAGGATAAACTTGGAGAAGGTGGATATGGCACGGTATTTAGGGGTAGCCTACAGGATGGCTGTGTGGTTGCTGTGAAGCTCCTAAAAGTTTCCAAAGGCAATGGAGAGGAGTTCCTAAATGAGGCAATTAGCATTGGTAGGACATCACATATTAACATTGTCGGTCTGCTCGGTTTTTGCTTAGAAGGAGTCAAGCGAGCCCTTGTTTATGAGTATATGGCTAATGGTTCACTGGAGAAGTACATTTACATAGAGAATTCAGATCTAGTTATTGGATGGGACAAGTTACAGCAAATAGCACTTGGCATCGCACGTGGATTGGAATATTTGCATCAAGGATGTAGTACTCGCATCATCCATTTTGACATCAAGCCTCAGAATATACTTCTAGATCAAGATTTTTGTCCCAAAATTGCCGATTTCGGTTTAGCCAAACTTTGTCACCTCAAGGATAGCATCCTCTCTGTCGCCGAAGCAAGAGGTACCATTGGATTCATTGCTCCAGAAGTATTCTCTAGAGGTTTTGGAGTCGTTTCTACAAAGTCAGATGTCTATAGCTATGGAATGATGCTCCTGGAAATGGTAGGAGGAAGGATAAATAAAGAAAAAGGGAATACAGAGAGCTCAAGTGATCTGTATTTTCCAAACTGGATTTATGACAATATAGCAGAACAGGTACAAAGTTGTGAAGTCATCTGCGACCTTGAAGAAGCCATGAGAAAGATTACCTTAGTGGGCCTATGGTGCATACAAACTAACCCTGGAAACCGTCCTACGATGAGCAAGGTGATTGATATGTTGGAAAAGAGGATCAACGAATTGGAGATGCCACCGAAGCC ACGTTACATCGTGTCTCTGAGAATGGCCGAGGCAATGTGA